One stretch of Miscanthus floridulus cultivar M001 chromosome 18, ASM1932011v1, whole genome shotgun sequence DNA includes these proteins:
- the LOC136523144 gene encoding tetraspanin-8-like yields the protein MARLSHGLLGALNLVTLLLSSPVLCAGVFFLTRATTECERALLIPVVAFGCALLLLSLVGLAGACGRRDAAAPFLWVYVVFMFLLVVAVFAFTVFAFVVTNRGAGSAVSGRGYREYRLADYAGWLQARIAEPETWRQVESCLSQARVCGGRLRGDVGQDAMEFYRQHLSPIQSGCCKPPTWCRFRYVNATFWEAPRSGSLSPAAASDGDCRAWSNDRHVLCFECDACKAGVLETVKKKWKTVAIVNVSLLAFLIVVYTIGCCALRSKGGSRYLNGGGPDQT from the exons ATGGCGAGGCTGAGCCACGGCCTCCTGGGCGCTCTGAACCTGGTGACGCTCCTCCTGTCCTCGCCAGTGCTGTGCGCGGGCGTGTTCTTCCTCACGCGCGCCACCACGGAGTGCGAGCGCGCCCTGCTGATCCCCGTCGTCGCGTTTGGCTgcgcactgctgctgctctcgctcgtCGGCCTCGCCGGCGCCTGCGGGCGCCGCGACGCCGCGGCGCCGTTCCTCTGGGTGTACGTGGTCTTCATGTTCCTGCTCGTCGTCGCCGTGTTCGCGTTCACCGTGTTCGCGTTCGTGGTCACCAACCGGGGCGCGGGCAGCGCCGTGTCCGGGCGCGGGTACAGGGAGTACCGCCTCGCGGACTACGCCGGCTGGCTGCAGGCACGGATCGCCGAGCCGGAGACGTGGCGGCAAGTCGAGAGCTGCCTCTCTCAGGCGCGCGTGTGCGGCGGGCGGCTCCGTGGTGACGTGGGGCAGGACGCCATGGAATTCTACAGGCAACACCTCTCGCCAATCCAG TCTGGTTGCTGCAAGCCGCCGACGTGGTGCAGGTTCCGGTACGTGAACGCCACGTTCTGGGAGGCCCCGAGATCGGGGTCGTTGTCTCCGGCGGCAGCCAGTGACGGTGACTGCCGGGCATGGAGCAACGACCGGCACGTGCTTTGTTTCGAGTGCGACGCATGCAAGGCCGGCGTGTTGGAGACTGTCAAGAAGAAGTGGAAGACAGTGGCGATCGTGAACGTTTCCCTCCTCGCGTTCCTTATCGTTGTCTACACGATCGGGTGCTGCGCCTTGCGCAGCAAAGGTGGCAGTCGTTACCTCAATGGCGGTGGCCCTGATCAAACATGA